A stretch of Castanea sativa cultivar Marrone di Chiusa Pesio chromosome 2, ASM4071231v1 DNA encodes these proteins:
- the LOC142623534 gene encoding protein SIEVE ELEMENT OCCLUSION B-like, protein MASLVLGSSQQTNKGGLSLFTLSDHEILNQIYTTHVHDDEKFDVESLFIIVENILKRATVVVDNIVLGTQATVEHLEEKIPKASFSPPICTLKKISCEMQCKSPGEEIAHKTALSILSKLSNYSWDAKAVLTLAAFALDYGEFWLLAQIQSSDQLAKSVGTLKRVPIILKRPTLQKHKQALIELNNVIKATLEVIECVFELEKLSNHDVKDVPALSTGMEHIPVDVYWAIVTVVASTTQLCCLINDEEKKPELSPFSQKLNIIVTKLKRQITIIRQQIEETGAYWKLVKVFRTPTEIMEVFKGLIYTKDSVQPLIDGSTKKPVNIDVLKKKNVLLFISSLDITEEDISILRPIHDTIKKEDQYKIVWIPIVEQWTEELQKKFEILRFKMPWYVVQYYSPIAGIRFIKEKWHFKGKPTVVVLNHQGKVECENAMHMIRVWGIKAYPFTSTVEETLTTSKEWIGSIGAGVHPSVENWIKDQKYIFFYGGKDNEWIQQFTKRATALANDPVIKEARISIELLCVGRGTKGEDNAGILGRFWTGIESLFISKTQRKTETDAVSLEIQKLLSYKNESGWAVLSKGSTVVLSGHGTTILKVLEDLDKWKELVREKGFEVIFREYHNKVLHTAHICCRIDIPSTSGKIPENMKCPDCPRIMETYISFKCCHIDGTANGLH, encoded by the exons ATGGCTAGCTTGGTCCTTGGTTCTTCACAGCAAACCAATAAGGGTGGCCTGAGCTTGTTTACCTTGTCCGACCATGAGATCTTGAACCAAATTTATACAACCCATGTCCATGATGATGAAAAGTTTGATGTTGAATCTCTTTTTATCATCGTCGAGAACATCCTTAAGCGTGCCACTGTCGTTGTTGACAATATAGTGCTG GGTACCCAAGCAACAGTTGAACACTTGGAGGAGAAGATCCCAAAAGCAAGTTTTAGTCCACCCATATGTACACTCAAGAAAATTTCCTGTGAG ATGCAATGCAAGTCCCCAGGGGAAGAAATTGCTCACAAAACAGCACTCTCAATACTCAGCAAATTGTCAAACTATTCCTGGGATGCAAAGGCAGTGTTAACCCTTGCAGCTTTTGCTTTGGACTATGGGGAATTCTGGCTGCTTGCCCAGATTCAGTCATCGGACCAACTTGCCAAATCAGTAGGAACCTTGAAGAGAGTACCTATCATCCTAAAGCGCCCAACACTGCAGAAACATAAGCAAGCACTTATTGAGCTTAACAATGTGATCAAAGCCACACTTGAAGTGATTGAATGCGTCTTTGAGTTAGAGAAGCTATCAAACCATGACGTAAAAGATGTACCAGCATTATCAACAGGCATGGAACATATCCCAGTTGATGTTTATTGGGCTATTGTGACTGTTGTAGCTAGCACCACTCAGCTTTGTTGCCTCATTAACGATGA GGAAAAGAAACCAGAACTATCCCCATTTTCTCAGAAACTCAATATCATTGTCACCAAGCTTAAGAGGCAGATAACAATTATCAGACAACAAATAG AGGAGACAGGGGCTTACTGGAAGTTGGTAAAGGTTTTTCGAACCCCTACGGAGATCATGGAGGTATTTAAGGGACTGATCTATACCAAGGACAGTGTGCAGCCTCTCATTGATGGTTCTACTAAAAAACCG GTTAACATTGAcgtgttgaagaagaagaatgtctTATTGTTCATTTCGAGTCTAGACATTACCGAAGAAGACATTTCAATTCTTAGACCAATTCATGATACTATTAAGAAGGAAGACCAGTATAAGATTGTATGGATCCCAATTGTGGagcaatggaccgaggagttgCAAAAGAAGTTTGAGATCTTGCGGTTTAAGATGCCATGGTATGTGGTGCAGTACTATTCACCAATAGCAGGCATTAGATTCATCAAGGAGAAGTGGCACTTCAAGGGCAAGCCCACCGTTGTGGTTTTGAACCATCAAGGGAAGGTGGAATGCGAGAATGCAATGCACATGATTAGGGTATGGGGAATTAAGGCCTACCCTTTCACTAGCACAGTGGAAGAAACTCTAACTACTTCAAAGGAATGGATTGGATCCATTGGAGCTGGAGTTCATCCAAGTGTTGAGAACTGG ATTAAGGACCAAAAGTACATCTTTTTCTATGGAGGCAAAGACAACGAGTGGATCCAACAATTTACTAAAAGAGCAACTGCCCTTGCCAATGATCCAGTGATAAAGGAAGCTAGAATTTCCATTGAGTTGCTCTGCGTCGGAAGGGGCACCAAAGGAGAAGACAATGCGGGAATCCTTGGGCGATTTTGGACTGGTATTGAGAGCTTGTTCATTTCCAAGACTCAAAGGAAGACCGAGACAGACGCTGTGTCAttagaaatccagaaattgctTTCTTACAAGAATGAGAGTGGGTGGGCTGTGCTTAGCAAAGGTTCAACCGTGGTACTCAGTGGGCATGGAACAACAATTTTGAAGGTCTTGGAGGACTTGGACAAATGGAAGGAGCTTGTGCGTGAAAAGGGCTTCGAAGTCATATTCAGAGAGTACCATAACAAGGTTCTTCACACTGCTCACATTTGTTGCCGAATTGACATTCCAAGCACCAGTGGGAAAATACCAGAGAACATGAAATGCCCTGACTGTCCACGCATCATGGAAACATATATCAGCTTCAAGTGTTGCCACATTGATGGTACGGCCAATGGGTTGCATTAA